A stretch of Lysobacter sp. K5869 DNA encodes these proteins:
- the bamB gene encoding outer membrane protein assembly factor BamB: MIQAQKRSSGGAYVRVAAAAALCVFALSGCSTVKGWFGGSKKKDDAKPSEPTELTDFAPSVKVDKIWSAGAGKGEDRIGVRQGPAVADGRVYAAAIRGGVHAYDLQTGKEVWHFVPTRKDKKDREKKDKDIRLSGGPGAGDGLVVVGGLEGEVIALDAATGTQKWTAKVPNEVISAPAIGLGMVFVRSNDGRVTAFDAASGERRWFWTRDVPILSVRGNSSPTLGPGYVFVGNDDGTVAALASSDGHATWDLPVAQPEGRSELDRMADIDGTPVLEGAVLYVSSFKKQTVAIDAPTGRPMWASEHGGVGRLGLASDKLIVADPSGTVYGLDKNSGSALWSQPSLARRDLSGAAVQGDYAVVADYKGYVHWMKLATGEFAARERAGRKPVKAAPVVADGILIVQNVKGDLTAFKLQ; the protein is encoded by the coding sequence ATGATCCAAGCCCAGAAGAGGTCTTCCGGCGGCGCCTATGTGCGCGTCGCCGCCGCCGCCGCGTTGTGCGTGTTCGCCCTGAGCGGATGCTCGACGGTCAAGGGCTGGTTCGGCGGTAGCAAGAAGAAGGACGACGCCAAGCCCAGCGAGCCGACCGAGCTCACCGATTTCGCGCCGAGCGTCAAGGTCGACAAGATCTGGTCGGCCGGCGCCGGCAAGGGCGAGGACCGCATCGGCGTGCGCCAGGGTCCGGCGGTGGCCGACGGCCGCGTCTACGCCGCGGCGATCCGTGGCGGCGTGCACGCCTACGACCTGCAGACCGGCAAGGAAGTCTGGCACTTCGTGCCGACCCGCAAGGACAAGAAGGACCGCGAGAAGAAGGACAAGGACATCCGCCTGTCCGGCGGTCCCGGCGCCGGCGACGGCCTGGTCGTGGTCGGCGGCCTGGAGGGCGAGGTGATCGCGCTCGACGCCGCCACCGGCACCCAGAAGTGGACCGCCAAGGTTCCCAACGAAGTCATCTCCGCGCCGGCGATCGGCCTGGGCATGGTGTTCGTGCGCTCCAACGACGGCCGCGTGACCGCGTTCGACGCCGCCAGCGGCGAGCGCCGCTGGTTCTGGACCCGCGACGTGCCGATCCTGTCGGTGCGCGGCAACAGCTCGCCGACCCTCGGCCCGGGCTATGTGTTCGTCGGCAACGACGACGGCACGGTCGCGGCGCTGGCGTCCAGCGACGGCCACGCCACCTGGGACCTGCCGGTGGCGCAGCCCGAAGGCCGCAGCGAGCTCGACCGCATGGCCGACATCGACGGCACGCCGGTGCTGGAAGGCGCGGTGCTGTACGTGTCCAGCTTCAAGAAGCAGACCGTCGCCATCGACGCGCCGACCGGCCGGCCGATGTGGGCCAGCGAACACGGCGGCGTCGGTCGCCTGGGTCTGGCCAGCGACAAGCTGATCGTCGCCGATCCGTCCGGCACCGTGTACGGCCTGGACAAGAACAGCGGCAGCGCGCTGTGGTCGCAGCCGTCGCTGGCGCGCCGCGATCTCAGCGGCGCGGCGGTGCAGGGCGATTACGCCGTGGTCGCCGACTACAAGGGCTACGTGCACTGGATGAAGCTGGCCACCGGCGAGTTCGCCGCGCGCGAACGCGCCGGGCGCAAGCCGGTCAAGGCGGCGCCGGTCGTGGCCGACGGCATCTTGATCGTGCAGAACGTCAAGGGCGATCTGACCGCGTTCAAGCTGCAGTAA
- the rlmN gene encoding 23S rRNA (adenine(2503)-C(2))-methyltransferase RlmN, translated as MAAAKPAAVPDNGKTNLFDLDRIQLEDFFEQTLGEKRYRAHQVMKWIHHRYVTDFAEMTDLGKALRAKLEANAQVRAPMVVFDKPSADGTHKWLLGMDPKNAIEAVYIPDKGRGTLCVSSQVGCALNCQFCSTATQGFNRNLSTAEIIGQVWVAARHLGNVPHQQRRLTNVVMMGMGEPLANFDNVVRAMSIMRDDLGYGLANKRVTLSTAGMVPMIDKLGEVSDVSLAVSLHAPNDELRSELVPLNKKYPIAELMEACVRYALRKRGTSVTFEYTLMKGVNDQPQHARQLVRLLRQFDNAVQMKDAAKVNLIPFNPFPGTRFERPDDAAIRAFQKLLNEAGMIAPVRRTRGDDIDAACGQLKGQVMDRTRRQAEFRKRLQAQGLDDGQGGGGEIGDAA; from the coding sequence ATGGCGGCGGCCAAGCCCGCCGCCGTGCCCGACAACGGCAAGACCAACCTGTTCGACCTCGACCGCATCCAGCTCGAGGATTTCTTCGAACAGACCCTGGGCGAAAAGCGCTACCGCGCGCACCAGGTGATGAAGTGGATCCACCACCGCTACGTCACCGATTTCGCCGAGATGACCGACCTGGGCAAGGCGCTGCGCGCCAAGCTCGAGGCCAACGCGCAAGTGCGCGCGCCGATGGTCGTGTTCGACAAGCCCTCCGCCGACGGCACCCACAAGTGGCTGCTCGGCATGGACCCGAAGAACGCGATCGAGGCGGTCTACATTCCCGACAAGGGCCGCGGCACGCTGTGCGTGTCCTCGCAGGTGGGCTGCGCGCTCAACTGCCAGTTCTGCTCGACCGCGACCCAAGGCTTCAACCGCAACCTGTCCACCGCCGAGATCATCGGTCAGGTGTGGGTCGCGGCGCGCCACCTCGGCAACGTCCCGCACCAGCAGCGCCGCCTCACCAACGTGGTGATGATGGGCATGGGCGAGCCGCTGGCGAACTTCGACAACGTGGTGCGCGCGATGAGCATCATGCGCGACGACCTCGGCTACGGCCTGGCCAACAAGCGCGTGACGCTGTCGACCGCGGGCATGGTGCCGATGATCGACAAGCTCGGCGAGGTGTCGGACGTGTCGCTGGCGGTGTCGCTGCACGCGCCCAACGACGAGTTGCGCAGCGAACTGGTGCCGCTCAACAAGAAATACCCGATCGCCGAATTGATGGAAGCCTGCGTGCGCTACGCGCTGCGCAAGCGCGGCACCTCGGTGACCTTCGAATACACCCTGATGAAGGGCGTCAACGACCAGCCGCAGCACGCGCGGCAACTGGTGCGGCTGCTGCGCCAGTTCGACAACGCGGTGCAGATGAAGGACGCGGCCAAGGTCAACCTGATTCCGTTCAACCCGTTCCCCGGCACCCGTTTCGAGCGCCCGGACGACGCGGCCATCCGCGCCTTCCAGAAGCTGCTCAACGAGGCCGGCATGATCGCGCCGGTACGGCGCACCCGCGGCGACGACATCGACGCCGCCTGCGGACAGCTCAAGGGGCAAGTGATGGACCGCACCCGGCGTCAGGCCGAATTCCGCAAGCGCCTGCAAGCGCAGGGGCTCGACGACGGCCAGGGCGGCGGCGGGGAGATCGGCGATGCCGCTTGA
- the ndk gene encoding nucleoside-diphosphate kinase, with product MALERTLSIIKPDAVAKNVIGEIYTRFEKAGLKVVASKMKHLSKQEAEGFYAVHRERPFFAALVEFMISGPVVIQALQGENAVLKHRELMGATNPKDAAPGTIRADFADSIDANAVHGSDSLENAAIEIAYFFPATDVYAR from the coding sequence ATGGCGCTGGAGCGCACCCTGTCCATCATCAAGCCCGACGCCGTCGCCAAGAACGTCATCGGCGAGATCTACACCCGCTTCGAAAAGGCCGGCCTCAAGGTCGTCGCCTCGAAGATGAAGCACCTGTCGAAGCAGGAAGCGGAAGGTTTCTACGCCGTGCACCGCGAGCGTCCGTTCTTCGCCGCCCTGGTCGAGTTCATGATCAGCGGTCCGGTGGTGATCCAGGCGCTGCAGGGCGAGAACGCCGTGCTCAAGCACCGCGAACTGATGGGCGCCACCAACCCGAAGGACGCCGCGCCGGGCACGATCCGCGCCGACTTCGCCGACAGCATCGACGCCAACGCCGTGCACGGTTCGGACAGCCTGGAGAACGCCGCGATCGAAATCGCGTACTTCTTCCCGGCCACCGACGTCTACGCGCGCTGA
- a CDS encoding molybdenum cofactor guanylyltransferase, translating into MLLAPSDVTLGLLAGGRATRLGGIDKAWLLRDGEPQALRLARAFAPVVVATAVSANRDLPRYARYGLRAVADRVPDLGPLGGVDALAAAADTPWLLTLPVDALNAEVALLSALAAAQNGQGAYAVDDDGVQPLFALWPVAALRAALAPALAQRRLAVRELQAGLGMAALRLSGLRLGNLNTPADLAAAGIAAGAPE; encoded by the coding sequence ATGCTCCTCGCTCCCTCCGACGTGACTCTAGGCCTGCTCGCCGGCGGCCGCGCCACGCGGCTGGGCGGGATCGACAAAGCCTGGCTGCTGCGCGACGGCGAACCGCAAGCGCTGCGGCTCGCGCGCGCGTTCGCGCCGGTCGTCGTCGCGACGGCGGTCAGCGCCAACCGCGATCTGCCGCGTTACGCGCGCTACGGCCTGCGCGCCGTCGCCGACCGCGTGCCCGACCTCGGCCCGCTCGGCGGTGTGGACGCGCTGGCCGCCGCCGCCGATACGCCGTGGCTGCTCACGCTTCCCGTCGACGCGCTCAACGCCGAGGTTGCGCTGCTGTCCGCCCTGGCCGCCGCGCAGAACGGGCAGGGCGCCTATGCCGTCGACGACGACGGCGTGCAGCCGCTGTTCGCGCTGTGGCCCGTGGCCGCGCTGCGCGCCGCGCTCGCGCCGGCCTTGGCGCAGCGGCGCCTCGCGGTGCGCGAGTTGCAGGCCGGGCTAGGCATGGCGGCGCTGCGCCTGTCCGGACTACGCTTGGGCAACCTCAATACGCCCGCGGACCTCGCCGCGGCCGGCATCGCCGCCGGTGCGCCCGAGTGA
- a CDS encoding type IV pilus biogenesis/stability protein PilW, translating into MPLDRPAFSARGRRLLRGALVSALVLAGTAGCNRLTFIKPNMERKGYDQTGPTYNFKSDRPAASGATAASGRVLAAQRYLQGGEDAKAREELRQALKLDSKSVEAYSLMAALAQRDGKSAEAGGYYRKAAELAPERGAVLNNYAVWLCANQQPAQSLGYFDRARVDPTYEDLSLLLANSGACADRAGQGERAERDLRQALALEPDNATALSAMAKRQLRLGNAFEARAFSERRLAVEPISAEALMTASQIEEKLGDRAAAARYVQRMRAEFPDAQGSESGDGGK; encoded by the coding sequence ATGCCGCTTGACCGGCCGGCGTTCTCGGCCCGCGGCCGACGGCTGTTGCGCGGCGCGCTGGTGTCCGCGCTGGTGCTCGCCGGCACCGCCGGCTGCAACCGGCTGACCTTCATCAAGCCCAACATGGAACGCAAGGGCTACGACCAGACCGGCCCGACCTACAACTTCAAGAGCGACCGCCCCGCGGCCAGCGGCGCGACCGCCGCCAGCGGCCGGGTGCTGGCCGCGCAGCGTTACCTGCAGGGCGGCGAAGACGCCAAGGCGCGCGAAGAGCTGCGCCAGGCGCTCAAGCTGGATTCCAAGTCGGTCGAGGCCTACAGCCTGATGGCGGCGCTGGCCCAGCGCGACGGCAAGAGCGCCGAGGCGGGCGGTTACTACCGCAAGGCCGCCGAGCTGGCGCCCGAGCGCGGCGCGGTGCTCAACAACTACGCGGTGTGGCTGTGCGCGAACCAGCAGCCGGCGCAGTCGCTGGGCTATTTCGATCGCGCCCGGGTCGATCCGACCTACGAAGACCTCTCCTTGCTGCTCGCCAACAGCGGCGCCTGCGCCGACCGCGCGGGGCAGGGCGAGCGCGCCGAGCGCGACCTGCGTCAGGCGCTCGCGCTGGAACCGGACAACGCCACCGCGCTCAGCGCGATGGCCAAGCGCCAGCTGCGCCTGGGCAACGCCTTCGAGGCGCGCGCCTTTTCTGAACGCCGTCTGGCCGTTGAGCCTATTTCAGCTGAAGCGCTGATGACTGCGTCACAAATCGAAGAAAAACTCGGCGACAGGGCTGCCGCCGCGAGATACGTTCAGCGAATGAGGGCGGAGTTCCCTGACGCGCAGGGCTCCGAATCGGGGGATGGCGGTAAGTGA
- a CDS encoding 3-hydroxyacyl-CoA dehydrogenase/enoyl-CoA hydratase family protein, whose translation MSNQLLVRRAAVLGAGVMGAQIAAHLTNAGVDTVLFDLAAKEGAPNGIVDKAIANLTKLSPAPLASKSLAERLTAANYDTGLEQLRGCDLVIEAIAERMDWKQDLYKKIADYVPEHAVLASNTSGLGINKLAEVLPEQLRHRFLGVHFFNPPRYMHLAELIPAKTTDAAVLEGLETFLTTTLGKGVVIAKDTPNFIGNRIGVFSMLAAMHHTEQFGLGFDTVDALTGPAIGRPKSATYRTADVVGLDTMAHVIKTMADTLPEDPWHPYFKAPKWLSALVEKGALGQKAGAGFYTKKGKDILVLDLKAQDYRVSAGELDAEVAAMLKEKDPAKKFAALRASANPQAQFLWAAFRDTFHYSAFHLESIADTARDVDFAMRWGYGWSLGPFETWQAAGWKQVADWIAEDIVAGKAMASAPLPNWVFDGRDGVHDGKGSYSPGRNAQVPRSSNPVYARQRFPDALLGEKFSQGQTVFENDGIRLWADEGDDIAVISFKTKMHTVNDHVLNGIQEAIGIAEKKFKGVVIWQPKEPFSAGADLSGALGLLQAGDIQGFEAMVANFQATSQRIKYSLVPVVAAVRGLALGGGCEFQMHSARAVFSLESYVGLVEAGVGLLPAGGGLKELAVRASDAAGPGGDVFAHLKTAFESVAMGKVSTSAFEARELKLARADDVVVFNGFELLHAAKAQARGLAEAGYRPPLPARRIQAAGDVGIATFKMLLVNMLEGRFISPHDYEIATRIATVICGGEVDRGALVDEEWLLKLEREHFVALAQMPKTQERIAHMLKTGKPLRN comes from the coding sequence ATGTCCAACCAATTGCTAGTCCGTCGCGCCGCGGTCCTCGGGGCCGGCGTCATGGGCGCCCAGATCGCCGCGCACCTGACCAATGCCGGCGTCGACACGGTGCTGTTCGATCTGGCCGCCAAAGAGGGCGCGCCGAACGGCATCGTCGACAAGGCCATCGCCAACCTGACCAAGCTCAGCCCGGCGCCGCTGGCGAGCAAGTCGCTGGCCGAGCGCCTGACCGCGGCCAACTACGACACCGGCCTGGAGCAGCTGCGCGGTTGCGATCTGGTGATCGAAGCCATCGCCGAACGCATGGACTGGAAGCAGGACCTGTACAAGAAGATCGCCGACTACGTGCCCGAGCACGCGGTGCTGGCCTCCAACACCTCCGGCCTGGGCATCAACAAGCTCGCCGAAGTGCTGCCGGAGCAGCTGCGCCACCGCTTCCTCGGCGTGCACTTCTTCAACCCGCCGCGCTACATGCATCTGGCCGAGCTGATCCCGGCCAAGACCACCGACGCGGCAGTGCTGGAAGGCCTGGAAACCTTCCTGACCACGACCCTGGGCAAGGGCGTGGTGATCGCCAAGGACACCCCGAACTTCATCGGCAACCGCATCGGCGTGTTCTCGATGCTGGCCGCGATGCACCACACCGAGCAGTTCGGCCTGGGCTTCGACACCGTCGACGCGCTGACCGGCCCGGCGATCGGCCGGCCGAAGTCGGCGACCTACCGCACCGCGGACGTGGTCGGCCTGGACACCATGGCCCACGTCATCAAGACCATGGCCGACACCCTGCCCGAAGACCCGTGGCACCCGTACTTCAAGGCGCCGAAGTGGCTGAGCGCGCTGGTCGAGAAGGGCGCGCTGGGCCAGAAGGCCGGCGCCGGCTTCTACACCAAGAAGGGCAAGGACATCCTGGTGCTGGACCTGAAGGCGCAGGATTACCGCGTCTCCGCCGGCGAGCTCGACGCCGAGGTCGCGGCGATGCTGAAGGAAAAGGACCCGGCCAAGAAGTTCGCCGCGCTGCGCGCCAGCGCCAACCCGCAGGCGCAGTTCCTGTGGGCGGCGTTCCGCGACACCTTCCACTACAGCGCGTTCCACCTGGAATCCATCGCCGACACCGCGCGCGACGTCGACTTCGCCATGCGCTGGGGCTACGGCTGGTCGCTCGGCCCGTTCGAAACCTGGCAGGCCGCGGGCTGGAAGCAGGTCGCCGACTGGATCGCCGAGGACATCGTCGCCGGCAAGGCCATGGCCAGCGCGCCGCTGCCGAACTGGGTGTTCGACGGCCGCGACGGCGTGCACGACGGCAAGGGCAGCTACAGCCCGGGCCGCAACGCCCAAGTGCCGCGTTCGTCCAACCCGGTCTACGCGCGCCAGCGCTTCCCCGACGCGCTGCTCGGCGAGAAGTTCTCGCAGGGCCAGACCGTGTTCGAGAACGACGGCATCCGCTTGTGGGCCGATGAAGGCGACGACATCGCGGTGATCAGCTTCAAGACCAAGATGCACACGGTCAACGACCACGTGCTCAACGGCATTCAAGAAGCCATCGGCATCGCCGAGAAGAAGTTCAAGGGCGTGGTGATCTGGCAGCCGAAGGAGCCGTTCTCGGCCGGCGCCGACTTGTCCGGCGCGCTCGGCCTGCTGCAGGCCGGCGACATCCAGGGCTTCGAGGCGATGGTCGCCAACTTCCAGGCCACCAGCCAGCGCATCAAGTACTCGCTGGTGCCGGTGGTCGCGGCGGTGCGCGGCCTCGCCCTGGGCGGCGGCTGCGAGTTCCAGATGCATTCGGCGCGCGCGGTGTTCTCGCTGGAAAGCTACGTCGGTCTGGTCGAAGCCGGCGTCGGCCTGCTGCCGGCCGGCGGCGGCCTCAAGGAACTGGCGGTGCGCGCCTCCGACGCGGCCGGTCCGGGCGGCGACGTGTTCGCGCACCTGAAGACCGCGTTCGAGAGCGTGGCGATGGGCAAGGTGTCCACGTCCGCGTTCGAAGCGCGCGAGCTCAAGCTCGCCCGCGCCGACGATGTGGTGGTGTTCAACGGCTTCGAACTGCTGCACGCGGCCAAGGCGCAGGCGCGCGGCCTGGCCGAGGCCGGCTACCGTCCGCCGCTGCCGGCGCGCCGCATCCAGGCCGCCGGCGACGTCGGCATCGCCACCTTCAAGATGCTGCTGGTGAACATGCTGGAAGGCCGCTTCATCTCCCCGCACGACTACGAAATCGCCACCCGCATCGCCACCGTGATCTGCGGCGGCGAAGTCGACCGCGGCGCGCTGGTCGACGAGGAATGGCTGCTCAAGCTCGAGCGCGAGCACTTCGTCGCCTTGGCGCAGATGCCCAAGACGCAGGAGCGGATCGCGCACATGCTCAAGACCGGCAAGCCGTTGCGCAATTGA
- a CDS encoding tetratricopeptide repeat protein gives MAIDDLLDEHEQSERVLSWLRANGAGLIGGIALGLAAIGGWKWWGNQQLEHSVRAAGQYQAAVDAIQAKDKAAAAKVQALPDSMYRTLASLDLAKMQVDADQRDAAIATLRSIKTGDAAIAEIVSQRLARLLIDAKQPAEAVKVLAQSTQPLAMEVRGDAQFALGKQDLARKEYTAALGKLDEASPRRRLLELKLTEAGGTPAKPEAKS, from the coding sequence ATGGCGATAGACGACCTGCTCGACGAACACGAACAAAGCGAACGCGTGCTGTCCTGGCTGCGCGCCAACGGCGCGGGCCTGATCGGCGGCATCGCGCTCGGTCTGGCCGCCATCGGCGGCTGGAAATGGTGGGGCAACCAGCAGCTCGAGCACAGCGTCCGCGCCGCCGGCCAATACCAGGCCGCGGTCGACGCGATCCAAGCCAAGGACAAGGCCGCCGCGGCCAAGGTCCAGGCGCTGCCGGACAGCATGTACCGCACCCTGGCCTCGCTGGATCTGGCCAAGATGCAGGTCGACGCCGATCAGCGCGACGCCGCCATCGCCACCCTGCGTTCGATCAAGACCGGCGATGCCGCCATCGCCGAGATCGTGTCCCAGCGCCTCGCGCGCTTGCTGATCGACGCCAAGCAGCCGGCCGAAGCGGTCAAGGTGCTGGCCCAGTCGACCCAGCCGCTGGCGATGGAAGTGCGCGGCGACGCGCAGTTCGCGCTCGGCAAGCAGGATCTGGCGCGCAAGGAATACACCGCCGCGTTGGGCAAGCTCGATGAAGCTTCGCCGCGCCGCCGCCTGCTCGAACTCAAGCTCACCGAAGCCGGCGGCACGCCGGCCAAGCCCGAGGCCAAGTCTTAA
- a CDS encoding RodZ domain-containing protein: MMQSNEFAPDVGGSCGARLKQARESAGLSIEDVAAKLKMPARAIQSLERDDFARIGAPVFVRGQLRSYARLLGIDLEDQLVASPIASTAPSELISHTHTPRYRRVFEQTTRRAVYIVMTAAIAVPIWIATRHPASNSAVQSLDMAAVPTGDAAQVASPASEPPQRTPVIASIGPSLPQAAPAPAAAKSLTFKFSGDSWVQIVGNDGRKLEEGILGAGQERNYAPGEVANVRLGNTSAVEVLNAGQPVDLTPFSRANVARFTLSSDGSLAPVSD; the protein is encoded by the coding sequence ATGATGCAGTCGAACGAATTCGCGCCTGACGTCGGCGGAAGCTGCGGCGCGCGTCTGAAACAGGCCCGCGAGTCGGCGGGGCTGTCCATCGAAGACGTGGCCGCGAAGCTGAAAATGCCGGCGCGCGCGATCCAATCGCTGGAACGCGACGACTTCGCCCGCATCGGCGCGCCGGTGTTCGTGCGCGGCCAGCTGCGCAGCTACGCGCGCCTGCTCGGCATCGATCTGGAAGACCAACTGGTCGCCAGTCCGATCGCTTCGACCGCTCCGTCCGAACTGATCAGCCACACCCACACCCCGCGCTACCGCCGGGTGTTCGAGCAAACCACCCGCCGCGCCGTCTACATCGTCATGACCGCGGCGATCGCGGTGCCGATCTGGATCGCCACCCGCCATCCGGCCAGCAACTCCGCCGTGCAATCGCTGGACATGGCCGCGGTGCCGACCGGCGATGCGGCCCAGGTCGCGAGCCCGGCGAGCGAACCGCCGCAGCGCACGCCCGTCATCGCGTCCATCGGCCCGAGCCTGCCGCAAGCCGCGCCGGCGCCGGCCGCGGCGAAGTCGCTGACCTTCAAGTTCAGCGGCGACAGCTGGGTGCAGATCGTCGGCAACGACGGACGCAAGCTCGAGGAAGGCATCCTCGGCGCCGGCCAGGAACGCAACTACGCCCCGGGCGAAGTCGCCAACGTCCGCCTCGGCAACACCTCGGCGGTGGAAGTCCTCAACGCCGGCCAACCGGTCGATCTGACGCCGTTCAGCCGCGCGAACGTCGCGCGCTTTACGCTATCCTCTGACGGTTCCCTCGCGCCGGTCTCCGACTGA
- the der gene encoding ribosome biogenesis GTPase Der, which translates to MLPLVALVGRPNVGKSTLFNALTRSRDALVHDEPGVTRDRHYGVCRPEGQRAFAVVDTGGIAGEEQGLAGATARQARAAAEEADLVLFVVDGREGASALDDEILAWLRKTARPTLLVVNKTDGLDARAAINDFARYGIRDAVAISSAHRQGLDELLAEVLTRVPEEGATTELDNDPNRIRVAFIGRPNVGKSTLVNRLLGEERMIASDVPGTTRDSVAVDMERDGRLYRLVDTAGVRRKSKVEEAVEKFSIIKTLQAIEQCQVAVVMLDCTEGVTDQDASVLGYALDAGRALVVAVNKWDGQTEYQRQQTENLLKRKLAFVEWAEPVRISAKHGSGLKELFAAIHRAHASATTEIGTSEVTKAMEIAYETNPPPVVRGHVAKLRFAHPAGLNPPTFVVHGTRLRTLSDSYKRYLENFFRKRFKLVGTPVRFVFKEGSNPYEGKKNVLTERQVAKKKRLLRHVKGKK; encoded by the coding sequence ATGCTTCCGTTAGTCGCCCTCGTTGGCCGCCCCAACGTCGGAAAATCCACCCTGTTCAACGCGCTCACGCGCAGCCGCGACGCGCTCGTCCACGACGAGCCGGGCGTCACCCGCGACCGCCATTACGGCGTGTGCCGGCCCGAGGGCCAGCGCGCGTTCGCGGTGGTGGACACCGGCGGCATCGCCGGCGAGGAGCAGGGGCTGGCCGGCGCCACCGCGCGTCAGGCGCGCGCCGCGGCCGAGGAGGCCGATCTGGTCCTGTTCGTGGTCGACGGCCGCGAAGGCGCCTCGGCCCTGGACGACGAAATCCTGGCCTGGCTGCGCAAGACCGCGCGGCCGACCCTGCTGGTGGTCAACAAGACCGACGGCCTCGACGCGCGCGCGGCGATCAACGACTTCGCCCGCTACGGCATCCGCGACGCCGTCGCCATTTCCTCCGCGCACCGCCAGGGTCTGGACGAACTGCTGGCCGAAGTGCTGACGCGCGTGCCCGAAGAGGGCGCGACGACCGAACTGGACAACGACCCCAACCGCATCCGCGTGGCCTTCATCGGCCGCCCGAACGTGGGCAAGTCGACCCTGGTCAACCGCTTGCTCGGCGAGGAGCGGATGATCGCCTCCGACGTGCCGGGCACCACCCGCGACTCGGTCGCGGTCGACATGGAGCGCGACGGCCGCCTGTACCGGCTGGTCGACACCGCCGGCGTGCGGCGCAAGTCCAAGGTCGAGGAAGCGGTCGAGAAGTTCTCGATCATCAAGACCTTGCAGGCGATCGAGCAGTGCCAGGTCGCGGTGGTCATGCTCGACTGCACCGAGGGCGTGACCGACCAGGACGCCAGCGTGCTCGGCTACGCGCTCGACGCCGGCCGCGCGCTGGTGGTCGCGGTCAACAAGTGGGACGGGCAAACCGAATACCAGCGTCAGCAGACCGAGAACCTGCTCAAGCGCAAGCTCGCCTTCGTCGAGTGGGCCGAGCCGGTGCGCATCAGCGCCAAGCACGGTTCGGGCCTGAAGGAACTGTTCGCGGCGATCCACCGCGCGCACGCCTCGGCCACCACCGAGATCGGCACCAGCGAAGTCACCAAGGCGATGGAAATCGCTTATGAAACCAACCCGCCGCCGGTGGTGCGCGGGCACGTGGCCAAGCTGCGCTTCGCCCATCCGGCCGGGCTCAACCCGCCGACCTTCGTCGTCCACGGCACCCGCCTGCGCACGCTCAGCGACAGCTACAAGCGCTATCTGGAGAACTTCTTCCGCAAGCGCTTCAAGCTGGTCGGCACGCCGGTGCGGTTCGTGTTCAAGGAAGGCAGCAACCCGTACGAAGGCAAGAAGAACGTGCTGACCGAGCGGCAGGTGGCGAAGAAGAAGCGCTTGCTGCGGCATGTGAAGGGCAAGAAGTAA
- a CDS encoding TetR family transcriptional regulator — MSSTAHFSTKDRILGAAEELFAQFGFTGTSLRQVTSRADVNIAAVNYHFGSKENLVNEVFRRRMDEMTTQRMSALKAALAEHPGELEPILAAFVEPALALAQDRNGGGAFVRVIARAYAEKNDSLRKFLSDHYGHVLREFAKAIATAVPGLSKEELYWRLDFLAGSLTYAMADFGLIKRPAGVTEQAHRERAARELIRFAAAGFKS, encoded by the coding sequence ATGTCCAGCACCGCCCATTTTTCGACCAAGGACCGGATCCTCGGCGCCGCCGAGGAACTGTTCGCCCAGTTCGGCTTCACCGGCACTTCGCTGCGCCAGGTCACCAGCCGCGCCGACGTCAACATCGCCGCGGTCAACTATCACTTCGGCAGCAAGGAAAACCTGGTCAACGAGGTGTTCCGCCGGCGCATGGACGAGATGACGACCCAGCGCATGAGCGCGCTCAAGGCCGCGCTCGCCGAGCATCCGGGCGAGCTGGAGCCGATCCTGGCCGCCTTCGTCGAACCCGCCCTGGCCCTGGCCCAGGACCGCAACGGCGGCGGCGCCTTCGTGCGCGTGATCGCCCGCGCCTACGCCGAGAAGAACGACAGCCTGCGCAAGTTCCTGTCCGACCACTACGGCCACGTCCTGCGCGAGTTCGCCAAGGCCATCGCCACCGCGGTGCCGGGGCTGAGCAAGGAGGAGCTGTACTGGCGCCTGGACTTCCTCGCCGGCTCGCTGACCTACGCCATGGCCGACTTCGGCCTGATCAAGCGTCCCGCCGGTGTCACCGAGCAGGCGCACCGTGAACGCGCCGCGCGCGAACTGATCCGATTCGCCGCCGCCGGCTTCAAGAGCTGA